One window of Desulfobacca acetoxidans DSM 11109 genomic DNA carries:
- a CDS encoding 3-isopropylmalate dehydrogenase: MTHKIAVLPGDGTGPEVVAEGIKVLNAIAGPAGLKFEFIHYDLGGERYKRTGEILPDSVLKELRGFRSIYLGAIGHPDVKPGILEKGLLLRLRFELDQYINLRPVILYPGVYTPLRDKGPEDINFVVVRENTEGLYAGAGGVLKYGTPDEVAVQESINTRKGVDRCLKYAFELTRKRNKNKKLTLVGKTNVLTFAFDLWERAFHAMAQSYPDIATDYAHVDATCMWMVKNPEWFDVLVTDNMFGDIITDLGAMIQGGMGIAAGGNINPEGVSMFEPIGGSAPKYTGKNIINPLAAIAAAQMLLDHLGEVKAAAAIEEAIKTVCAKHLKSLQAGKMGYSTSEVGDLVAQYAIDNLK; this comes from the coding sequence ATGACTCATAAGATCGCCGTACTTCCGGGAGACGGCACCGGCCCGGAAGTAGTTGCCGAAGGCATCAAGGTGCTCAACGCTATTGCCGGCCCCGCCGGACTGAAATTCGAATTCATCCACTATGATCTTGGCGGCGAACGTTACAAACGCACAGGCGAGATCCTGCCCGACAGTGTGCTAAAGGAACTGCGAGGCTTCCGCTCCATCTATCTGGGCGCCATCGGCCACCCCGACGTCAAGCCTGGCATCCTGGAAAAAGGTCTGCTGTTGCGCCTGCGTTTCGAACTCGATCAATATATCAATTTACGTCCGGTCATCCTCTATCCCGGCGTCTATACCCCTTTGCGGGACAAGGGCCCGGAGGACATCAACTTTGTGGTAGTGCGGGAGAACACCGAGGGTTTGTATGCCGGGGCCGGCGGTGTCCTGAAGTACGGTACCCCGGATGAGGTGGCGGTACAGGAGTCCATCAACACCCGCAAAGGCGTTGACCGCTGCCTGAAGTACGCCTTCGAACTGACCCGGAAACGCAACAAGAACAAGAAACTAACCCTGGTGGGCAAGACCAATGTCCTCACCTTCGCCTTTGATCTCTGGGAACGGGCCTTCCATGCCATGGCCCAATCCTACCCGGATATAGCCACCGATTATGCTCATGTGGACGCCACCTGCATGTGGATGGTAAAAAATCCGGAGTGGTTCGACGTTTTGGTTACCGACAATATGTTTGGCGATATCATCACCGACCTGGGCGCCATGATTCAAGGTGGCATGGGCATCGCCGCCGGCGGCAATATCAACCCTGAGGGTGTTTCCATGTTTGAACCTATCGGCGGTTCGGCCCCGAAATACACCGGTAAAAATATCATCAACCCCCTGGCCGCCATTGCCGCCGCCCAGATGTTATTAGACCACTTAGGCGAAGTTAAGGCCGCCGCCGCCATTGAGGAGGCCATCAAAACCGTCTGTGCCAAGCACCTGAAAAGCCTCCAGGCCGGAAAAATGGGCTACAGCACCAGCGAAGTGGGCGACCTGGTGGCGCAATACGCCATCGATAATCTGAAATAG
- a CDS encoding aspartate-semialdehyde dehydrogenase yields the protein MARKFNVAVAGATGAVGTQMVQCLEERNFPVELLRPLASERSLGKSVSFHGQEIPVEVLNENSFVGIDIALFSAGGSVSLKYGPIAAASGAVVVDNSSAFRMEPDIPLVVPEVNPDDIALYKNRGIIANPNCSTIQMVVALKPIHDAARLKRVVVSTYQAVSGTGQKAVTELAAQVRALLSGQEAEAKVYPYRIAFNVFPHIDVFLENGFTKEEMKMVNETKKIMGDDSIRVCATTARVPVFYGHSEAVNIETERKISPDDVRALLAQAPGVKVVDDPANRLYPMPLDAAGQDLTLVGRIRQDTSVENGIVLWIVADNIRKGAATNAVQIAEILAEKYL from the coding sequence ATGGCACGAAAATTTAACGTCGCCGTTGCCGGTGCCACCGGCGCTGTAGGCACACAAATGGTGCAGTGTTTGGAAGAACGGAATTTTCCAGTGGAACTGCTCCGGCCCCTGGCCTCGGAGCGGTCTCTGGGCAAATCCGTTTCCTTCCACGGCCAGGAAATACCTGTCGAGGTCCTGAACGAGAATTCTTTCGTCGGCATCGACATCGCCCTCTTCTCCGCCGGCGGGTCGGTCAGCCTGAAATACGGCCCTATCGCCGCTGCCTCCGGTGCCGTGGTGGTAGATAATTCCAGCGCCTTCAGGATGGAGCCGGACATCCCGTTGGTGGTCCCGGAGGTCAACCCCGACGATATCGCCCTCTATAAAAACCGCGGCATCATCGCCAACCCGAATTGTTCCACTATTCAAATGGTGGTGGCCTTGAAACCCATCCACGATGCGGCGCGCCTCAAACGAGTGGTAGTCTCCACCTACCAGGCGGTTTCCGGCACCGGCCAGAAGGCCGTTACGGAACTGGCCGCCCAGGTCAGGGCCCTGTTGAGCGGTCAGGAAGCCGAGGCAAAAGTATATCCTTACCGCATTGCCTTTAATGTCTTCCCTCACATCGACGTCTTTTTAGAAAACGGCTTTACCAAAGAAGAGATGAAGATGGTGAACGAGACCAAAAAGATCATGGGGGACGACTCCATCCGGGTCTGCGCCACCACAGCGCGGGTACCGGTCTTCTACGGCCATTCCGAAGCCGTCAATATCGAAACCGAAAGGAAGATTAGCCCTGATGACGTCCGCGCCCTGTTGGCTCAGGCGCCCGGCGTCAAGGTGGTGGATGATCCCGCCAACCGGCTCTACCCTATGCCCCTGGACGCCGCCGGACAAGACCTCACGTTGGTGGGCCGCATCCGCCAGGACACCAGCGTAGAGAACGGCATCGTTTTATGGATCGTAGCTGACAATATCCGCAAGGGTGCGGCCACGAATGCCGTACAGATCGCCGAAATATTGGCAGAAAAATACCTGTAG
- the rsmD gene encoding 16S rRNA (guanine(966)-N(2))-methyltransferase RsmD, with product MRIIAGRLKGRRLARVRGPMRPTADRVREAVFNILGPVILGARVLDLFAGAGALGIEALSRGAGDAVFVENHRISLQILRRNLILCGLDQVSSVLPLSVARALPKLAGQGRCFDLVFLDPPYGRGMAAATLMQLATTGIVAPTGRVIVEHSRQEDLEETYRSLVYMDQRRYGGTLISFYASRSNESSDLPEEQGDN from the coding sequence GTGCGGATTATCGCTGGACGGCTCAAGGGCCGCCGGCTGGCCCGCGTGAGAGGCCCGATGCGGCCCACCGCTGATCGGGTCCGAGAGGCGGTTTTTAATATCCTCGGGCCGGTAATTTTAGGAGCCCGGGTATTGGATCTGTTTGCCGGCGCCGGGGCTCTGGGGATCGAGGCCCTCAGTCGGGGTGCCGGAGATGCCGTCTTTGTGGAAAATCATCGTATTTCGCTGCAAATCCTGCGCCGCAATCTGATACTCTGCGGCCTGGACCAAGTAAGTAGCGTCCTGCCGCTGTCGGTGGCCAGGGCCTTACCGAAATTGGCAGGTCAAGGTAGGTGTTTCGACCTTGTCTTCCTTGATCCCCCTTACGGCCGGGGAATGGCTGCGGCCACTCTCATGCAATTGGCAACTACCGGCATCGTCGCTCCCACAGGCCGGGTGATTGTTGAACACAGCCGGCAGGAGGACCTGGAGGAAACCTACCGATCCTTAGTATATATGGATCAACGGCGCTACGGCGGCACGCTGATATCCTTCTATGCATCCCGGTCTAATGAATCCTCCGACCTTCCGGAGGAGCAAGGAGATAATTAA
- the coaD gene encoding pantetheine-phosphate adenylyltransferase: MGKIAIYPGSFDPITNGHLDLINRGLKVFDEIIVAIAVNPIKQPLFTIEERVELIREVLNEHPRVKIDHFTGLLVDYVRQQGTNVILRGLRAVSDFDYEFQLALMNRRLAPEIETVFLMTSLKWVFLSSSILKEAVSLGGVVQDIVPPVVFQRLREKFGLE, encoded by the coding sequence ATGGGGAAAATCGCCATTTACCCCGGTTCTTTTGATCCGATCACGAATGGTCATCTGGACCTGATCAATCGGGGTCTGAAAGTCTTCGACGAAATTATCGTCGCTATCGCCGTTAATCCGATTAAACAACCTCTGTTTACTATCGAAGAACGGGTAGAATTGATCCGAGAGGTGCTCAATGAGCATCCCCGAGTCAAGATCGATCATTTTACCGGTCTGTTAGTGGATTACGTCCGACAGCAAGGAACCAACGTCATTTTGCGAGGTCTGAGGGCCGTCAGCGATTTCGATTATGAATTTCAGCTTGCCCTCATGAACCGCCGGCTGGCCCCGGAAATCGAAACCGTGTTTCTCATGACCAGCCTTAAGTGGGTCTTTCTGAGTTCCTCCATACTCAAAGAAGCCGTCAGTCTGGGTGGCGTCGTTCAGGATATCGTACCCCCGGTGGTCTTCCAACGTCTGAGGGAAAAGTTCGGCCTGGAGTAA
- a CDS encoding DEAD/DEAH box helicase has protein sequence MAANNNPKLAAFIAELRSSPEVSPLISHYHHLTAQAARYGEPPVNLSPQLRSALAAQGIEQLYHHQSVALDRLRIGKHILVATPTASGKTLIYNLPVVATLLQKPNSCALYLFPLKALEQDQLKTLEEFKAALPAPAFTAAIYDGDTPPEVRKQLRLNPPQILISNPDMLHLALLPYHESWRGFFSRLKFVIIDEVHTYKGILGSHMAQVLRRLARICRYYGSNPQYILASATIANPEELAVKLTGQEVEVISESGAPLSGRHFLFINPDSSSAALAARLFVHSLRQGLATICFTQARKITELMHLWALRQAPDLKKLISSYRAGFLPEERREIEQRLAHGKMLGVISTSALEMGIDIGGLDVCILVGYPGTMVTAWQRSGRVGRWGQDSLVLLVAQPDALDQYFMVHPAEFFSRHFEAAVLDPHNPYVVRAHLPCAAQELPLKRATESVFDLAAAGELIATLEQERRLLRAADGEAWYASARFPQKEVNIRGIGQSLAIFKVGSRRAIGAIDGHRALTECHPGAIYLHKATSYLVEKLDLERRNVWVKPVEPQYFTRIQTEKETEILEEFGSRSSAAFTVHLGRLKVTQRILAYEKRRLVGQELLGIVPLELPPQIFETVGMWLEISDVIKNAVADAGRHFMGGIHALEHALISMFPLFALADRYDIGGISHPLHVQLGKAAVFIYDGYPGGVGLAARAYEMAEPLLAKTREMIASCQCEDGCPSCIHSPKCGAGNKPLDKAAAVQIAELLLGLQSRPEGPEPPSEEIVIQPMRESGGPSCSLPWGAARRIAVLDIETQLSAEEVGGWSRCSRMRLSVAVLADLSQERYEIFYEPQVDNLCRRLQEAELVVGFNLKRFDYRVLQPYTDIDLFGLPTLDIFEEMQTLLGHRLSLGHLAEKTLGAAKSGDGLLALKLFKEGRLEELVAYCRRDVELTARLFEFGAHRGYLLYQHRQGALVQAPVNWSADRLFNKHEAH, from the coding sequence ATGGCGGCAAACAACAACCCCAAGCTTGCGGCATTTATTGCTGAACTGCGCTCCTCTCCCGAAGTTTCGCCGCTTATCAGCCATTATCATCATTTAACCGCCCAAGCAGCCAGGTATGGAGAACCGCCGGTCAATCTCTCGCCTCAGCTCCGGTCGGCATTAGCCGCCCAGGGAATCGAACAGCTCTATCACCATCAGAGTGTGGCCCTGGACCGGTTGCGGATCGGCAAACATATCCTGGTAGCCACCCCCACTGCCAGCGGCAAGACGTTGATCTACAATCTTCCGGTAGTGGCAACGCTGTTACAAAAACCGAACAGTTGCGCCCTTTATCTTTTTCCTCTGAAGGCCCTGGAGCAGGACCAGCTTAAGACCCTGGAGGAATTTAAGGCCGCTCTTCCGGCCCCAGCCTTTACGGCCGCCATTTATGACGGCGATACCCCGCCGGAAGTTCGGAAGCAACTGCGTCTGAACCCTCCGCAAATCTTGATCAGCAACCCCGATATGCTGCACCTGGCGCTGCTGCCCTATCATGAATCCTGGCGGGGTTTCTTTTCTCGCCTGAAGTTTGTGATCATTGATGAAGTCCATACCTATAAGGGCATCTTAGGCAGCCACATGGCCCAAGTGCTCAGGCGGCTGGCTCGAATCTGCCGCTATTACGGCTCCAACCCGCAGTACATCCTGGCTTCCGCCACCATTGCCAACCCGGAAGAACTGGCAGTCAAACTCACCGGCCAGGAGGTGGAGGTAATCAGCGAATCCGGGGCGCCCTTGTCTGGGAGGCATTTTTTATTTATCAATCCCGACAGCAGTTCCGCCGCCCTGGCCGCCCGGCTTTTTGTGCATTCCCTGCGACAGGGTCTGGCCACTATCTGTTTTACCCAGGCGCGGAAGATCACCGAACTCATGCATCTGTGGGCCTTGCGGCAGGCGCCCGATTTAAAAAAATTGATCAGTTCCTACCGGGCGGGATTTCTCCCGGAGGAGCGCCGCGAAATCGAACAACGTCTGGCTCATGGCAAGATGTTGGGCGTTATTTCCACCAGCGCTCTCGAGATGGGCATTGATATCGGCGGTCTGGACGTCTGTATCCTGGTGGGCTACCCCGGCACTATGGTGACCGCCTGGCAACGCAGCGGTCGGGTAGGCCGCTGGGGACAGGACTCACTGGTGCTCCTGGTGGCCCAACCAGACGCCCTGGATCAGTATTTCATGGTACATCCGGCGGAATTTTTTTCCCGACATTTCGAGGCTGCGGTCCTAGATCCCCATAATCCATATGTGGTAAGGGCCCATCTCCCGTGCGCCGCCCAGGAGCTGCCACTTAAGCGGGCCACCGAAAGCGTTTTTGATCTGGCGGCCGCCGGGGAGCTGATTGCCACCCTGGAGCAGGAAAGACGGCTGCTGCGGGCCGCCGACGGCGAAGCCTGGTATGCCAGCGCCCGCTTTCCCCAGAAAGAGGTAAACATTCGGGGCATAGGCCAGAGCCTGGCGATCTTTAAGGTGGGGAGCCGACGCGCCATCGGCGCCATCGATGGCCATCGGGCTTTAACGGAGTGCCACCCGGGGGCGATCTACCTCCACAAAGCCACTTCCTACCTGGTAGAGAAGCTTGATCTGGAACGGCGCAACGTTTGGGTGAAACCGGTGGAGCCGCAGTACTTCACCCGGATTCAGACTGAAAAGGAGACGGAGATCCTGGAGGAATTCGGCAGCCGCTCCTCAGCCGCCTTTACCGTCCATCTAGGCCGCCTCAAGGTAACCCAAAGAATTCTGGCCTATGAAAAACGCCGCCTGGTGGGGCAAGAGTTGCTCGGCATCGTCCCCCTGGAGTTGCCGCCCCAGATTTTCGAGACCGTCGGCATGTGGCTGGAGATTTCCGACGTGATTAAGAACGCCGTCGCCGATGCCGGCCGGCATTTTATGGGGGGCATTCATGCCCTGGAACACGCCCTCATCAGTATGTTTCCGCTCTTTGCCCTGGCCGATCGCTATGACATCGGCGGCATCTCCCATCCCTTGCATGTTCAACTGGGAAAAGCGGCTGTGTTTATCTACGACGGCTATCCAGGAGGGGTCGGCCTGGCGGCCCGGGCCTATGAAATGGCTGAACCGCTCCTGGCCAAAACCCGGGAGATGATCGCTTCCTGCCAGTGTGAAGACGGCTGCCCCTCCTGCATCCACTCGCCTAAATGCGGTGCGGGCAACAAACCGCTGGACAAAGCTGCGGCTGTCCAGATAGCCGAACTGCTGTTAGGTTTACAATCAAGACCAGAAGGTCCGGAACCTCCATCTGAAGAAATAGTCATACAACCCATGAGAGAATCCGGTGGCCCTAGCTGTTCCCTGCCCTGGGGAGCGGCACGCCGGATTGCCGTGTTGGACATTGAAACCCAATTGTCGGCGGAGGAAGTGGGCGGCTGGTCCAGGTGCTCGCGGATGCGCCTGTCAGTAGCGGTGCTGGCTGATCTGTCGCAGGAAAGGTATGAAATTTTCTATGAACCGCAGGTGGATAACCTCTGCCGACGTCTGCAGGAAGCAGAGCTGGTGGTAGGCTTTAACCTCAAACGCTTTGACTACCGGGTGCTGCAGCCATACACCGATATCGATCTCTTCGGCCTGCCGACTTTAGATATCTTCGAAGAGATGCAGACACTCCTAGGCCACAGATTATCCTTGGGACATTTGGCCGAAAAGACGTTAGGCGCCGCCAAATCCGGTGATGGCCTCCTGGCTCTGAAATTATTCAAAGAAGGGCGTCTGGAAGAACTTGTTGCCTACTGCCGCCGGGATGTCGAACTGACCGCCCGCCTCTTCGAATTCGGGGCGCATCGCGGTTATCTGCTCTATCAGCATCGTCAGGGGGCTTTGGTGCAAGCACCGGTAAACTGGAGCGCCGACCGACTTTTCAATAAGCATGAAGCTCACTAA
- a CDS encoding isoprenyl transferase, which yields MISQLRQQLDKARLPRHVAIIMDGNGRWAQKRGFSRVRGHQEGAESVREIVRISRNLGLGYLTLYAFSEENWQRPPKEVQALMHLLTHYLQRELAELRAQNIAFRAIGDLSQLPSKVRSLLDTAAKSTIHPAMTLTLALSYGARSEIVQAARRLSEQVRRGEMQPADINGEVFARSLYTGDMPDPDLLIRTSGEYRISNFLLWQLAYTELYFTETLWPDFREEEFLQALLDYQQRLRRFGLTQEQIEAQELRVPHY from the coding sequence ATGATATCGCAGCTTCGCCAGCAGTTGGATAAGGCGCGGCTTCCCCGCCATGTCGCCATTATTATGGATGGCAATGGCCGTTGGGCTCAGAAACGGGGTTTTAGTCGTGTGCGCGGCCATCAAGAGGGGGCCGAATCGGTCCGGGAAATAGTGCGGATCAGCCGGAATCTAGGATTAGGCTATCTGACTCTTTATGCCTTTTCAGAGGAAAACTGGCAGCGTCCGCCGAAGGAAGTTCAGGCTTTAATGCATCTGTTGACTCACTATCTGCAGCGGGAACTGGCGGAGCTGCGCGCCCAGAATATCGCCTTTCGGGCTATCGGCGATCTCTCCCAACTACCTTCAAAGGTTAGATCGCTGCTGGATACCGCCGCCAAAAGCACTATTCATCCGGCCATGACGCTGACCTTGGCCCTGAGTTATGGCGCCCGTAGCGAGATCGTCCAGGCGGCCCGGCGGCTGAGTGAGCAGGTGCGGCGGGGCGAGATGCAGCCGGCAGATATTAACGGCGAAGTATTTGCCAGATCTCTTTATACCGGCGACATGCCCGATCCGGATCTTCTGATCCGCACCAGCGGAGAATATCGCATCAGCAATTTCCTCCTCTGGCAGCTTGCCTATACCGAATTGTATTTTACTGAGACTCTCTGGCCGGACTTTCGAGAAGAGGAGTTCCTCCAGGCGCTTCTGGACTATCAGCAGCGCCTACGCCGTTTTGGCCTGACTCAGGAGCAGATTGAGGCTCAGGAGTTGCGTGTCCCTCATTATTAA
- the frr gene encoding ribosome recycling factor has protein sequence MKAEIIKEMQRKMDRALEVLRQDFSRIRTGRASVALLEGIKMEAYGATMPISQVASLAAPEPRLLTIQPWDSSLMSDLEKALLKSDLGLTPSNDGKIIRIPIPPLTTERRKELVKTTKKMTEESKVALRNLRREANELLKELKKEKQISEDEVFKAQEEVQKATDDYIKKADGLAAEKEKEIMSF, from the coding sequence ATGAAAGCTGAAATAATCAAAGAAATGCAGAGAAAAATGGACCGAGCCCTGGAGGTGTTAAGACAGGATTTTTCCCGTATACGGACTGGCAGAGCCTCCGTGGCTCTCCTGGAAGGCATCAAAATGGAGGCCTACGGCGCCACCATGCCTATCAGTCAGGTAGCTTCGCTGGCGGCGCCGGAGCCCCGCCTGCTCACCATCCAACCCTGGGACTCCTCCTTGATGAGCGATCTGGAAAAGGCGTTGCTCAAATCTGATCTAGGCCTGACGCCCAGCAACGACGGCAAGATCATTCGCATCCCGATCCCGCCCTTGACCACCGAGCGACGGAAGGAGTTGGTGAAAACCACCAAAAAAATGACCGAAGAAAGCAAAGTGGCCCTGCGCAATCTCCGTCGGGAGGCCAACGAACTGCTGAAAGAACTCAAAAAAGAGAAGCAGATTTCTGAAGACGAGGTCTTCAAGGCCCAGGAAGAAGTACAAAAAGCTACCGATGATTATATTAAGAAGGCCGACGGCTTGGCCGCCGAAAAAGAAAAGGAGATTATGTCTTTTTAA
- the pyrH gene encoding UMP kinase yields MESGSLKYQRILLKLSGEAMAGEQKFGLCPKTVRAVAREIKDVWELQIQIGVVIGGGNIFRGVAASAQEMDRAQADYMGMLATVINSLALQDALEKEGVPARVMSAISMRQVAEPYIRRRAIRHMEKGRVAIFAAGTGNPFFTTDTAAALRATEIGAQALLKGTKVDGVYDRDPLMDPEAEKYERLEYLDVVQRGLKVMDTTAVTMALEQHLPIIVFKLMEPGNMKRLVQGEKIGTVVEGSIHES; encoded by the coding sequence GTGGAATCGGGATCACTAAAGTATCAACGCATCCTCCTGAAGCTGAGTGGCGAGGCCATGGCTGGAGAGCAGAAGTTCGGTCTCTGTCCGAAAACCGTGCGCGCCGTGGCTCGGGAAATCAAGGATGTCTGGGAACTGCAGATTCAGATCGGCGTGGTCATCGGCGGCGGCAATATCTTCCGAGGGGTAGCAGCCAGCGCCCAGGAGATGGATCGGGCCCAGGCCGATTATATGGGCATGTTGGCCACTGTCATCAACTCCCTGGCCTTGCAGGACGCCTTAGAGAAAGAAGGGGTGCCGGCTCGAGTTATGTCGGCTATTTCTATGCGTCAGGTAGCTGAACCTTATATCCGCCGCCGGGCTATCCGGCACATGGAGAAAGGGCGGGTAGCCATCTTTGCGGCCGGCACCGGCAACCCCTTCTTTACTACTGATACTGCTGCGGCCCTGCGGGCCACCGAAATCGGCGCTCAGGCATTGCTCAAAGGCACCAAAGTGGATGGAGTATATGACCGTGATCCTTTAATGGATCCTGAGGCAGAAAAATATGAGCGTCTGGAGTATCTGGACGTCGTCCAACGCGGCCTTAAGGTCATGGACACCACGGCGGTCACCATGGCGCTGGAGCAGCATCTGCCCATTATTGTCTTCAAGCTCATGGAGCCTGGGAATATGAAACGACTAGTCCAGGGCGAGAAAATCGGTACCGTGGTGGAAGGGAGCATTCATGAAAGCTGA
- the tsf gene encoding translation elongation factor Ts yields the protein MERPAPGLEVLEEESVLEISAAKVKELRDKTNAGMMDCKKALKETNGDLEKAIVYLREKGLAVARKRADRVASEGVVQAYIHTGGKLGVMLEVNCETDFVAKTPEFNEFAKNLAMQVAAANPLAIGREDLDAEVIAKEKAILLAQARESGKPENILEKMVEGRLNKFYSETCLLEQPYVKNPDIQVQDYLNEMRAKTGENVIIRRFIRYQLGAA from the coding sequence ATGGAAAGACCCGCGCCTGGCCTGGAAGTATTAGAGGAGGAAAGTGTTTTGGAAATATCTGCAGCAAAAGTAAAGGAACTGCGCGACAAAACCAACGCCGGTATGATGGATTGCAAAAAAGCGTTGAAAGAGACCAATGGCGATCTGGAAAAAGCCATCGTCTATCTGCGGGAAAAAGGTCTGGCCGTGGCTCGCAAGCGAGCAGATCGGGTGGCCAGTGAAGGTGTTGTCCAGGCATATATCCACACCGGGGGCAAGTTGGGGGTGATGTTGGAAGTGAACTGCGAGACCGACTTTGTCGCCAAGACTCCGGAATTCAATGAATTTGCCAAGAATCTGGCTATGCAGGTTGCCGCTGCCAATCCTTTGGCGATCGGTCGGGAAGATCTTGACGCGGAGGTTATAGCAAAAGAGAAGGCCATTCTCCTGGCTCAGGCCCGGGAATCCGGCAAGCCGGAGAATATCCTCGAAAAAATGGTGGAAGGCCGTCTCAATAAATTTTATTCCGAAACCTGCCTGCTCGAACAGCCCTATGTGAAGAATCCGGACATCCAAGTACAAGATTATCTCAATGAAATGCGGGCCAAGACCGGCGAAAACGTGATTATCCGGCGTTTTATCCGCTATCAATTAGGAGCCGCTTAA
- the rpsB gene encoding 30S ribosomal protein S2, with product MSSVTMKELLEAGVHFGHQTRRWNPKMKPYIFGARNGIYIIDLQKTVQLFKVAFDFVTERVASGGKMLFVGTKKQAQDAIFEEANRCGMFFVNHRWLGGMLTNFQTIKKSIDRLKNFEQMKEDGSIKRFPKKEILTMEKKAAKLDKSLGGIKNMNGLPDAVFVVDPHKENIAVQEARKMQIPVVAIVDSNCDPTEIDYVIPGNDDAIRAIRLITSRIANACLEGQKLRAERLQAESDKEAAAMAAEEEPERVAVAVAAEELELPGELAAEEPESAEEEYTA from the coding sequence ATGTCTTCAGTTACTATGAAGGAATTATTGGAAGCGGGCGTCCATTTCGGGCATCAGACCCGACGTTGGAACCCCAAGATGAAGCCCTATATTTTCGGGGCGCGCAACGGCATCTATATTATCGACCTGCAAAAAACCGTCCAGCTCTTCAAAGTTGCCTTTGACTTCGTTACCGAAAGGGTTGCCAGCGGCGGCAAGATGTTGTTTGTCGGGACTAAAAAACAGGCGCAGGACGCCATTTTTGAGGAGGCCAACCGCTGCGGCATGTTTTTCGTCAACCATCGTTGGTTGGGTGGGATGCTCACCAACTTTCAGACCATTAAAAAGTCCATCGACCGCCTCAAAAATTTCGAGCAGATGAAGGAAGATGGCAGCATTAAGCGATTTCCCAAGAAAGAAATCTTAACCATGGAAAAAAAGGCCGCCAAGTTGGATAAGTCTCTGGGCGGTATTAAAAATATGAACGGGTTGCCTGATGCTGTTTTTGTGGTTGATCCTCACAAAGAAAATATCGCCGTTCAGGAAGCCCGTAAAATGCAGATTCCGGTGGTTGCCATTGTCGACAGCAACTGTGATCCTACAGAGATTGACTATGTCATTCCCGGCAACGACGACGCCATCCGCGCTATCCGCTTGATCACTTCCCGAATCGCCAATGCCTGTCTTGAAGGTCAAAAACTACGAGCCGAGCGTCTGCAGGCCGAAAGTGATAAAGAGGCGGCAGCAATGGCGGCCGAGGAAGAGCCGGAGCGGGTGGCGGTTGCGGTTGCCGCCGAGGAGTTGGAGTTGCCAGGTGAACTTGCTGCCGAAGAACCTGAGTCTGCTGAGGAAGAATATACGGCTTAG
- a CDS encoding protease inhibitor I42 family protein: protein MASSFYVLIIIITILSCWSSSVHADKPRPRLLDGELIEEGQPSSEPEAAKSPQPTQTSQTVILLKEFCVTLPSNPSTGYGWKIASYDKDFLQLKSHRYQKPDKVLPGAPGREMFEFLPLKTGSTTIILHYQRPFEKQIAQELHHRIIIR, encoded by the coding sequence ATGGCGTCCAGTTTCTACGTCCTCATCATCATCATTACTATTCTATCTTGCTGGAGTTCATCGGTTCATGCCGACAAACCCAGGCCCCGTTTACTAGACGGCGAACTTATTGAGGAAGGCCAACCATCCTCGGAACCGGAGGCGGCTAAATCACCCCAACCGACTCAGACAAGCCAGACGGTTATCCTGTTGAAAGAGTTCTGCGTCACCCTGCCATCCAACCCCTCGACCGGCTACGGTTGGAAAATTGCCTCTTATGATAAGGATTTTCTGCAATTGAAGAGCCATCGGTACCAGAAACCGGACAAGGTTCTTCCAGGCGCTCCGGGGAGAGAGATGTTTGAGTTCCTACCCCTCAAAACCGGTTCTACCACTATCATCCTCCATTACCAGCGCCCCTTTGAAAAGCAGATCGCCCAGGAACTACACCACCGGATCATAATCCGCTAA